From the genome of Scleropages formosus chromosome 22, fSclFor1.1, whole genome shotgun sequence:
CAAATTCTGTTCTGGTTTTGTCTAGACTCACGCCATATGAATGCAAATAGCTTCATAATAAATCATCATTTGCAGTTCATATTCTATCTACTTGCATACACATTTCCTTGGTGTATTGCTGCAGAAGTCAATTTTAGTTGCTGTGGACCACACAAATGTCAGTAATACCATGGACCTAGcgcacacagaaaacacaagcacacactcACGGAAATACTGCCAttagtgtaaataaaactgagGGATCAAAGCATACTATAGTATATGTGAAAAACATGTGATTCCGTGCCATTTTATAATCTGGCACAGTAGAAGTGACTGGCTGGCCTTGATCCTTTTGATAACAGTGGGAAAGAACACACCTGTTATACATTCAGCGAACGTAAGTGACAAACTAAAGTTCCCTGGACCGAATATATAAGGGGGTCAGAAAATCCCACCTCATCATAGACTCCCGAAGGCCCACGGACATGCTGAGGTTTCTCCTGCTGAGTGCTTTTGTGGCACTGGGTAAGAACCATCTTCTCTACAAAGATTTGCACAAGACCACATTACCATTAGGCATTATTATATCCATTGGAAAGACCtagagctgcatttttttcacaaaagcaaacTAGTTCTCACATTGTCCCTGTAAGTAAGTgtcctgtgtttttctgcagtgcTCTCTGAGCCCAAGCCAGAGCCCCGTTATGTGGAGGGAGTGGAGGATAGGGTTGTGGGGGGTACAGTTGCCCAACCCCATGCCTGGCCCTGGCAGGTACAACACACACCAGTGTTCCATGCTTCTGTCAATGTCAACGTCAACATTCTTTCCTTAAATTTTTCTCTGCCAGTTTTTCAtgactttattcacatttctgtTGCACAAGCCTTGTACTTGCTTCTGGAAATGACAGTTGAGTGAATAATTATGGAAATGTAATATACCTCCTGCCCTGTGTCTCAGATCTCCCTTCAGTACCTGTCAGGTAGTTCCTACTACCACACATGTGGAGGTTCTCTGGTCAGGAGAGGCTGGGTGATGACAGCTGCCCACTGTGTGGACAGGTGAGTTAGGGGCCTAAGCTGGCATATCCTTTGTTTGCATGTCCTCCAAAACCATGGTCTATTTTGAAAGTAGCAAGTAGTGCAGTCTTTAGGGATGCTGGCTTGCAAACTGAAGGTCTCCAGTTTCAATCCTCATTTACTTTAAATGCCCTTGACGAAAGTGCTGATCATGAGTTGCTCctttaaaaataccctgctgtataaaagggaatATAATTGTAGCTTGTGattattgtaatattgtaaGGCACCTTGAACAGAGTCTTCACCTCAGTGACAGTTTATTATAATGActgaatttcatatttatattcattagcaatgatgtgtgtgtgtaaaagtaacACAGACTGTATACCCTAACAGTCTCTGTTTTCTGTACCGTACTGCTCTGTAGAACAAGGACTTGGCGAGTGGTTCTTGGCGATCACAACATCTATGTGAGTGAGGGCACAGAGCAGGTGGTCGGTGTGAGCGGTGTCTACATACACCCTAACTGGAACTCCAACAGCGTCGCCAATGGGTGAGTGAATTAGCCAGGACAGTTTTAATCTCTTAAAATTTGGGAAGTACTGTGGTacctttttttgcttaattacaataaaattagtCATAACTCAActcaaaatttgcatgttctgttgTCAAAACACACTGCAGAGTGATGAAGTGGTACAGCAGTCGTTTGTGGAAGAAAGCAGTGATCAGCATTTTTCATATCCTCCTTTGCCATGAAAACTGTGCAAGCGGTCAAAATGAGATGAATTCGGTTCTAGAGCCTGAACCGACCTACCCATGATAtccaaaaaattatttgtggtAGAGAAGGCAGGTCACATGTATAAATTCTTTGTCAAAagaccacccacacacacacacacacacacacacactgtctgaaccgcttgtcccatacggggttgcggggagctggagcctaacccggcaacacagggcacaaggctacagggggaggggacacacccaggacgggacgccagtccaccgcaaggaaccccaagcaggacttgaaccccagacccaccggagagtaggacccggttcaacccactgtgccaccgcgcccccccccttATAAAAAGACCacagtcccaaaaaaaaaaaaaaaaaaactttaaataggTACCCAAAAGTGACCAAAAAATTAGTTTATGGGGTATTTATGTGACGTGCTTTAAACGACACTAAGGTGGTTGTTATTTCGTCATCATCTGAACACCCATATGGCTCATTTGCCTCCCCTCAGGTATGATATCGCTCTTCTCCGTCTGTCCTCCGATGTCACCCTAAACTCCTACGTGCAGCTGGCTTCTCTGCCCCCATCCGGTCAGATCTTGCCCAACAACAACCCCTGCTACATCACAGGCTGGGGCTACACCCAGAGTGAGTATAACACTTTACCTGGGTGATTTACagccttattttttattgtcatgttacctgtttactgcattctgtgtgttttcgtgTGCTATATGCATGTTTGAAACGAGATTTGTTCTTACTGTGTGACACCTTAGCCATCCCTGACTGTGTCGGCCTTGGTCTCTGCAGGTGGGGGTCAGCTGTCTGCCTCTTTGAAGCAGGCGTACCTGCCTCTGGTGGACTACAGCACCTGCTCCAGGAGTGACTGGTGGGGCAGCACTGTTAAGACCACTATGGTCTGtgcagggggcagcagtgaCTCTGGCTGCCAGGTGACTCAGCCCTTATTACTACAACATTaacaaaagtataaaacataactttttTGATAAATCGAGGGAAATATTcatatctgtaaatattttaaaggtgtTAAAATTCTAGTGCTACATCTCAAACGGTTCGATTCAAGTTCTGAGGATCAAGATGAGATATCCAAAAACTTGCCTTTCGTTAACTCAAAGTCTGTTACTTTTCAGGGTGACTCCGGTGGTCCACTGAACTGTCAGGTCAACGGACGCTACTACGTCCATGGCGTGACCAGCTTTGTGTCCTCCCTCGGCTGCAACACACTGAGGAAACCCACCGTTTTCACCCGAGTCTCGGCTTACATCGGCTGGATGGAAGGAGTGAGTACCTGTAGACTCCTACTGGCCAATCACACGGAGTCACTATTCACGAGAACCAATGAGAATTGTTTGTCTTAGAACAAGTGTACTTTTACAACTGGGGCAGTTGGTGGCACTGTGTTTTTGGCCATTGGCTTTCAAGctgaatttttctgctttcaatccCCTCTTGCTGTACTAACCTGGATTGAGGTAATTGACACAATAAAGTTGAACTGGGGGCAGTTGGTATCTTagcagttaaagctgttgcttttggatctaaaggtcacagattcaaattccaccttcagcaatagtacccttgagcaaggtatttgccctaaaaattaccccagtaaaatgacccaactgtataaatggataaataagtaaCTTAACGTTGTGAGTCAcatcagagaaaagcaccagctaaatgaataattctaAGTTAGTAGATAATTGCAAGTGGATTgttgttaatgtttttcattgcgCATTATAATGTATGGTGTGTATGTTAATTTATGTCCTGTTTCTGTTACAGATTATGGGTTATTAAAACCATGAGGTCAAGTGTCATAATGACACTCAACTGGATACTTTCTCATCATTGCAGATATGATCCATCTTTCACAAATTTCTCTCCACTTCAGACATGTCAGATCAACTGACATACTGTATAGTAAAGTTTCTTGATCACTCTGAATGCTGTGTCCATCTGATTTGGATTTAACTTTTAGTTCCAGCAATGAAGtacaacaaaaatacactccAAACTAGATGCAGTTAGGGTACAATGTAATtatcaagggggggggggcggtggcgcagtgggttggaccgcagtcctgctcgccggtgggtctggggttcgagtcccgcttggggtgccttgtgacggactggcgtcctgtcctgggtgtgtccccttccccctgtggccttacgccctgcgttgccgggtaggctccggttccccgtgaccccgtgagggacgagcggttctgaaaatgtgtgtgtgtgtgtgtaattatcaACACTTTAGCTAAAAGCATGAAATATCCATCATCAGGCCTTATTCACTAGACAAAGGTCAGATCTTTAGGAAAAGGCCTCCTTAGCATTAGAAATTGTGAAATGCTGATCATTGTGTGAAACTTGTTCTAGTTTTAAATACAGCAACTCCACTTTTAACATTAAAGtcaattttcaaacaaaaccTAAGGTTTGCGCTTGGAAAAAAAGGCACCTGTGCCTGTGTATCATGAATTTCATGGGAATCTTAAACTCAGAAACTGAGGAAAAGAAGCAACCTGTCACACCACTGAATCACCCAACACTGATACCCTCTAAGACATGAAGCATAAACAACATCTTAAGGTGactattttttaataaataataagctAAAAAGTAACTATCCATATAACACTGATAAGACATACTCAACTACCATTTTATAAGAGTTGCTTTAGCAAGGGGGCCACCACAGCAGCATACATCTCCAAAAGCCTCTCACCTCCAAGAACAATATGCAGTGatactatttttatttagaaaagtgGTCATTACTTTAATGAGTCACAGGTAGAAACCAATTAAGAGACAACTTGGAGTTACAACTTCAAGAGACAATTTGGATGcaccacatttcagtttttcttttcctttaaacTATCAGCAAACTTATTTTGACTTTGAcaattttcacagtaaaaatattgattggaaaaatgtatgtaagtATAATTTGTAATCCAGGCAATGTTGATTACTCTCAAGAGGTTTGAATAGTTTTTCAAGGCCGCTTATGTTGAACATTATAGACTACAGACTGTTTTCAGTTGTATACCTTAAAATGCACCTGGAAACATCATCAGAGATGTAACCTGGGGTctggtgtttcaggtctttcaacatcagacagcCTCAAATCAGTCGCCTGACCAGAAATGATGAGGTGTACTTTAATGTTTTGGGCTGCCAATTTTACTTtagataaataatttatatttctgttattgacTTTGCACCTACCTCTGGAAATGAAGGttggttaaatgaataactatggAAATGGGAGGTGAATGATTTGGAGAGGTTTTGCAGAGTCTGACAACTGTATGGAGATCAGAAGATCAGTCATCCAATGATGATGATCGCTACGGCAACGAACAGACGTCATGCATTCCACAAAGGTCACAAACCAtctaaaagcacattttaattgttctgaaccgcacaaattttattaatatgttagcacaaacaaaacacatgcaaaaaacacatacatggACAGAAATACTgtcatgtgtaaataaaactgtagtATTGCACCATACTATAGTTTATGGATAATATGTATGACTGAGTCCTCTTGCACATGGTCAGCGGTTGGCTGGGGTGGTTAGAGACTTTGGTCTTAATCCTGATGACCATTAGagcaaagaatttaaattttttattaatatgctCTCACTATAATAACACAACAAGATTGTAGTAAATTATACAGTATTGGAGGTATAACAGATATAAATTTCAGAGTAAGCCAGCCACATtaggaagaaaagcaaaaaacttCCAATCAACAAAGAAATAGTAGCTGCATACCCATCCTTCGTGTTCTAGTACGGTGACAGTGGCTCTGTGTGGACATCTCCGAACAgagaaaccaataaaaaaatactacaaacaTTCTGCTTCTGCAACagttgcttcatttttttccaacaaatttCCTATGTCATACACATCACATGGATGGCATGAAAACTGCACAGTATTTAAATCTTTCGGAAAAGCACATTCTAATGTGGACCACACAAGTGTTGTTAATGTCATGAATCTAGACCgtacaaaaacatggaaacacaaacacacacacaactgggtcatgcaaaaaatgcattattgctGCTTCTGCAGCTCTCCTGTTTGTACATATTGTTCAGTGCTCTACATCATTCCAGTGAAATGAGTGCTCTTCacaataaagtgaaactgaaattactCTTGAAAAATATGCTGCTACATAAACAAGAACATACTTGTAGCTTGCCATtctaaaaaattgaaaatgtaagAATTCTCAAAGGAAAGTCTTAGCTAAGCAATAGTAAATAA
Proteins encoded in this window:
- the LOC108931181 gene encoding elastase-1-like, whose protein sequence is MLRFLLLSAFVALVLSEPKPEPRYVEGVEDRVVGGTVAQPHAWPWQISLQYLSGSSYYHTCGGSLVRRGWVMTAAHCVDRTRTWRVVLGDHNIYVSEGTEQVVGVSGVYIHPNWNSNSVANGYDIALLRLSSDVTLNSYVQLASLPPSGQILPNNNPCYITGWGYTQSGGQLSASLKQAYLPLVDYSTCSRSDWWGSTVKTTMVCAGGSSDSGCQGDSGGPLNCQVNGRYYVHGVTSFVSSLGCNTLRKPTVFTRVSAYIGWMEGIMGY